In Streptomyces durocortorensis, a genomic segment contains:
- a CDS encoding RHS repeat-associated core domain-containing protein, protein MAKNKALNARQAAQARSEHAARWPKPSRSDQEISGKQGAPGAGPVSLTAPRLTKASARAAKPAPTADGTAKVSVLDQRTARNAGITGVVFTAAVDSPGDAGLTVDYSSFADAIGGNWGSRLGLVSLPACVLTSPQKRECRTQTAVPSRNDAVAQTVSAQVAVPRAAAAKGGTSSAAVFAVTASATAASGAGDYKATPLASSSSWEAGGSSGSFTWSYPLSVPPAAAGPAPSLSVSYDSGSVDGRTSNTNNQGSMLGEGFDLTSSYIERKYGSCEDDGQDDKSDQCWKYENASLVLNGKATELVKDDTTGVWRLKNDDASQVTHETGAANGDDGDDTSGGKGDGKGEYWKVVTGDGTVYTFGLNKLPGAGTERTNSVWTVPVFGDDSGEPGYSSGTSFSGRAKTQAWRWNLDLVTDVHGNASTYWYKAETNHYAKNGDKTELAEYTRGGYLREIKYGQRSDTLFTGNASGKVSFDYSERCTADDCSSLTEDTAKRWPDVPFDAICTAGETDCLATGPSFFTRKMLTSIETRVWSTAAEPDAYKLVDSYALAYQFLDGGDIGNLSDKTLVLKSLQRTGKNGGSVTVPPVEFDYHMRPNRVDATDDIRPLTRPRINTVTTETGAITTVTLSDPQCVRGSKMPKAEDDNNLSCYPVYWPVNGGDPQLDWFHKYNVLAVTTSDPAGQNPAVENAYTYENPGWHYNNDPFTPEDERTWSNWRGYQKVTTYTGDTDHPQSKTVRLYMQGMHKDKRLDGTTRSAKVLGIDVAGLNASDATDYEQYAGFLRQEITYNGSQPVSVAFNSIWNKVTASQQRSYANTKAYFVRTSRTTQYTYLPVSNTWRRGYTAHTYDATYGMVTRTEAIGDQAKTGDETCSRTWYARNPAKGLTSLVSRTRVVGSACLDSAGTTITDDELNLPANSKTRGDVLSDTAAVYDNASATGWTASQTPTRGLATWSGRAKAYPAAAGTSDRHPAVNGGWQTVAKTTHDTLGRPLTVTNAKGYVTSTAYYPAAAGPLTATIVSAPKLTSSNGKIHKAYTYLDPARGSVVRTLDANLKKTESAYDALGRVTATWAPNRTKGIDTPSAKYDYNIARGSQPWSSVSTLRADGQNYRTSFAIADALLRPIQSQTESPLGGRILTDTRYDSRGLAYETYADIYDNTKGPNGTYTRASYAHTPALTRTAYDAAARPTTTTFTVFGEDRWSTTTSYTGDSTATTAAKGGNATRTITDALGRTTETRTYGGTTPADTAYGATTGTSYTRVKYEYTRDGKPSLITGIDDAKWSYSYDLFGRETSVTDPDKGRTRTDYTDLDQIALTTDSRNAKLLYEYDELGRKTGLWQTAKTDANKLADWTYDSLLKGLPDASTRYVGGAAGKKYKKQVTAYDTLGRATSTDVVLPTDDPLVTSGAVTSTLTFGTAYLPDGSIANTKEPGAGGLAAEIISPKYNSTGLVTELSGTSSYLLGVTYSALGQVEQLSLGAGAKKTYITNKYEPGTGRLTRSHVTDQTHPYMLQDLNFARDDAGNVLSILDPTTLGGTAKADNQCFAYDAHRRMTEAWTPKSADCATSGRTTANLDGAAPYWTSYTYNSAGQRSTETTHTATGNATTNYEYKTPAGQPHPLVKTTGAKAATYGYDQAGNTTTRPGTQATQTLAWNSEGELASTTEPAAGTKPALGTGYLYDADGELLIRRATGDGDTVLYLGSTEVRLTVKGTTKKVTGTRYYSAAGQTLAVRTATSGTAGTKLSFLAADHHGTSSIATDASTQTVTKRYSTPFGAPRGTKPTSWPDDKAFLGKPADSATGLTHIGAREYDPRVGQFISVDPLLEIDKHQTLNGYSYAGQAPATNSDPTGTCLDPGNGRCQPGNNSGKPDPAFPKNTNPAPPKATSPSNRGGTSSSSGPAAAKAPEVTSSRLQGILNDIYLKPGSIPEVGTGKVGEALINELETGKPTKGLWHVADAADQLTRIAKLLEDDRKGAIPPLSAADRAVALSEADELWKALDTKDKAGKITAILESNKEVSSSVKAAARRVIRAPSMSSVTGGIYEEVPHKAPRLVNSPKLPKVIFGLGVAGELLWFLDSVKSIVEGDCVYDCDYRPQVA, encoded by the coding sequence GTGGCGAAGAACAAGGCCCTCAACGCCAGGCAGGCGGCACAGGCCCGCAGTGAACACGCGGCCCGCTGGCCCAAGCCCTCCCGGAGCGACCAGGAGATATCCGGCAAGCAGGGCGCACCGGGTGCCGGGCCCGTCTCTCTGACCGCGCCTCGCCTCACCAAGGCCTCGGCCCGTGCGGCGAAGCCGGCACCGACTGCTGACGGCACCGCCAAGGTGAGCGTTCTCGACCAGAGGACCGCTCGCAACGCGGGCATCACCGGTGTGGTGTTCACCGCCGCGGTGGACTCCCCGGGCGACGCCGGGCTGACCGTCGACTACTCCTCCTTCGCCGACGCGATCGGCGGAAACTGGGGTTCTCGCCTCGGGCTCGTGTCCCTTCCCGCCTGTGTGCTGACCAGCCCGCAGAAGCGGGAGTGCCGGACACAGACCGCCGTGCCGTCCCGGAACGACGCCGTGGCGCAGACGGTCTCCGCGCAGGTGGCCGTACCCCGGGCTGCCGCTGCCAAGGGCGGCACGTCCTCGGCGGCCGTCTTCGCCGTGACGGCTTCCGCCACTGCGGCGTCCGGCGCGGGCGACTACAAGGCGACGCCGCTGGCATCGTCCTCCAGTTGGGAGGCCGGTGGCTCGTCGGGATCGTTCACCTGGTCCTACCCCCTGAGCGTGCCGCCCGCAGCCGCCGGTCCTGCGCCCTCGCTGTCCGTTTCCTACGACTCGGGCAGCGTCGACGGCCGGACCTCGAACACCAACAACCAGGGTTCCATGCTGGGTGAGGGATTCGACCTCACCTCCTCCTACATCGAGCGCAAGTACGGCTCGTGCGAGGACGACGGCCAGGACGACAAGTCCGACCAGTGCTGGAAGTACGAGAACGCCTCCCTCGTTCTGAACGGCAAGGCGACCGAACTCGTCAAGGACGACACCACGGGTGTCTGGCGCCTGAAGAACGACGACGCCTCCCAGGTCACCCACGAGACGGGCGCCGCCAACGGCGACGACGGCGACGACACCTCGGGTGGCAAGGGCGACGGCAAGGGTGAGTACTGGAAGGTCGTCACCGGTGACGGCACGGTCTACACCTTCGGTCTGAACAAGCTGCCCGGTGCGGGCACGGAGCGGACAAACTCCGTCTGGACCGTCCCCGTCTTCGGCGACGACTCAGGCGAGCCCGGCTACTCCTCCGGCACCAGCTTCTCCGGCCGTGCCAAGACCCAGGCGTGGCGCTGGAACCTCGACCTCGTCACCGACGTCCACGGCAACGCCTCCACCTACTGGTACAAGGCGGAAACGAACCACTACGCCAAGAACGGGGACAAGACCGAGCTCGCCGAGTACACCCGCGGCGGCTACCTCCGCGAGATCAAGTACGGCCAGCGTTCGGACACCTTGTTCACCGGCAACGCGTCCGGGAAGGTGTCCTTCGACTACAGCGAGCGCTGCACCGCCGATGACTGCTCCTCGCTGACCGAGGACACCGCGAAGCGGTGGCCGGACGTTCCGTTCGACGCCATCTGCACGGCCGGGGAGACCGACTGCCTGGCCACCGGGCCGTCCTTCTTCACCCGCAAGATGCTCACCTCCATCGAGACGAGGGTGTGGTCCACGGCTGCCGAGCCCGACGCGTACAAGCTGGTCGACAGCTACGCGCTCGCGTACCAGTTCCTGGACGGCGGGGACATCGGCAACCTCTCGGACAAGACGCTGGTCCTCAAGTCGCTCCAGCGGACCGGCAAGAACGGCGGATCCGTCACCGTGCCGCCGGTGGAATTCGACTACCACATGCGGCCCAACCGGGTCGACGCCACCGACGACATCCGCCCGCTGACCCGCCCGCGTATCAACACCGTCACCACCGAGACAGGCGCGATCACCACGGTCACGCTCTCCGACCCGCAATGCGTCCGGGGCAGCAAGATGCCCAAGGCGGAGGACGACAACAACCTCTCCTGCTACCCGGTGTACTGGCCGGTCAACGGTGGCGACCCCCAACTTGACTGGTTCCACAAGTACAACGTTCTCGCCGTCACCACATCCGACCCCGCGGGTCAGAACCCCGCGGTGGAGAACGCGTACACCTACGAGAACCCCGGCTGGCACTACAACAACGACCCCTTCACCCCCGAGGACGAGCGGACCTGGTCCAACTGGCGCGGCTACCAGAAGGTCACCACGTACACCGGTGACACCGACCATCCGCAGTCCAAGACGGTGCGTCTCTACATGCAGGGCATGCACAAGGACAAGCGCCTCGACGGCACGACCCGTAGCGCGAAGGTTCTGGGAATCGACGTCGCGGGCCTGAACGCCTCGGATGCCACCGACTATGAGCAGTACGCCGGATTCCTGCGTCAGGAAATCACCTACAACGGCAGCCAGCCGGTGTCCGTAGCCTTCAACAGCATCTGGAACAAGGTGACCGCGAGCCAGCAGCGGTCCTATGCCAACACCAAGGCGTACTTCGTACGCACCTCCCGCACAACCCAGTACACCTACCTGCCTGTCAGCAACACCTGGCGTCGCGGCTACACCGCCCATACCTACGACGCCACCTACGGCATGGTCACTCGAACCGAGGCCATCGGCGACCAGGCCAAGACCGGCGACGAGACATGCAGTCGTACGTGGTATGCCCGCAATCCCGCCAAGGGGCTGACCAGCCTCGTCTCCCGCACACGCGTCGTCGGATCAGCCTGCCTGGACTCCGCCGGGACGACCATCACCGACGACGAACTGAACCTCCCCGCGAACTCCAAGACCCGCGGAGACGTCCTCTCCGACACCGCGGCCGTCTACGACAACGCCTCCGCGACCGGCTGGACCGCATCCCAGACCCCGACGCGCGGGCTCGCCACCTGGTCCGGGAGAGCCAAGGCCTACCCGGCTGCCGCAGGCACCAGTGACCGACACCCCGCGGTGAACGGCGGCTGGCAGACCGTCGCCAAGACCACCCACGACACCCTCGGCCGCCCTCTGACCGTCACCAACGCCAAGGGCTACGTCACCTCCACCGCGTACTACCCCGCCGCGGCAGGTCCGCTGACCGCCACCATCGTCTCGGCACCCAAACTCACCTCCTCCAACGGCAAGATCCACAAGGCGTACACCTACCTGGACCCGGCACGAGGATCGGTCGTCAGAACGCTCGACGCCAACCTCAAGAAGACCGAGAGCGCCTACGACGCTCTGGGTCGTGTCACTGCCACCTGGGCGCCGAACCGGACCAAGGGCATCGACACGCCATCGGCGAAGTACGACTACAACATCGCGCGTGGCAGCCAGCCCTGGAGCTCCGTCAGCACCCTCAGGGCCGACGGCCAGAACTACCGGACCAGCTTCGCCATCGCCGACGCCCTGCTGCGTCCGATCCAGTCCCAGACCGAATCCCCCCTCGGCGGCCGGATCCTGACCGACACCCGCTACGACTCTCGCGGACTCGCCTACGAGACGTACGCCGACATCTACGACAACACGAAGGGCCCGAACGGCACCTACACCCGTGCCTCCTACGCCCACACCCCGGCCCTGACCCGGACCGCATACGACGCGGCGGCCCGGCCCACGACGACCACGTTCACGGTGTTCGGTGAGGACCGGTGGTCCACCACGACCAGCTACACCGGGGACTCGACCGCCACCACCGCGGCCAAGGGCGGCAACGCCACGCGCACCATCACCGACGCCCTGGGCCGTACCACCGAAACGCGTACGTACGGGGGCACGACACCGGCGGACACGGCGTACGGAGCCACTACTGGTACCTCGTACACACGGGTGAAGTACGAATACACCCGGGACGGCAAGCCGTCGCTGATCACCGGTATCGACGACGCCAAGTGGAGTTATTCCTACGACCTGTTCGGCCGCGAGACCAGCGTGACCGACCCGGACAAGGGCCGCACCCGCACCGATTACACCGACCTGGACCAGATCGCCCTCACCACCGACTCGCGCAACGCGAAACTGCTCTACGAGTACGACGAACTGGGCCGCAAGACCGGCCTGTGGCAGACGGCCAAGACGGACGCCAACAAGCTCGCCGACTGGACCTACGACAGCCTCCTCAAAGGTCTCCCCGACGCGTCCACCCGCTATGTGGGCGGAGCCGCCGGCAAGAAGTACAAGAAGCAGGTCACGGCATACGACACCCTCGGCCGCGCCACCAGCACCGACGTCGTGCTGCCGACCGACGATCCGTTGGTCACCTCCGGGGCCGTCACGTCCACTCTCACCTTCGGCACGGCCTACCTCCCGGACGGGAGCATCGCCAACACCAAGGAGCCGGGCGCCGGGGGCCTTGCCGCTGAGATCATCTCGCCCAAGTACAACTCCACCGGCCTGGTAACGGAGCTCTCGGGCACCAGTTCCTACCTCCTCGGTGTCACGTACTCCGCACTCGGCCAGGTGGAGCAGCTCTCCCTGGGGGCGGGCGCAAAGAAGACCTACATCACCAACAAGTACGAACCGGGCACCGGCCGCCTCACCCGCAGCCACGTCACGGACCAGACCCACCCGTACATGCTCCAGGACCTCAACTTCGCCCGGGACGACGCCGGGAACGTCCTGTCGATCCTCGACCCCACGACGCTGGGCGGCACTGCCAAGGCCGACAACCAGTGCTTCGCCTACGACGCACACCGTCGCATGACCGAGGCCTGGACCCCGAAGTCCGCCGACTGCGCCACCTCCGGCCGCACCACGGCCAACCTCGACGGCGCGGCACCGTACTGGACGAGTTACACGTACAACAGCGCGGGCCAGCGCAGCACCGAGACCACCCACACCGCGACCGGCAACGCGACAACCAACTACGAGTACAAGACACCGGCCGGCCAGCCCCACCCCCTGGTGAAGACCACCGGGGCGAAGGCCGCCACGTACGGCTACGACCAGGCGGGCAACACGACCACCCGCCCCGGCACCCAGGCCACCCAGACCCTGGCCTGGAACTCCGAGGGCGAACTGGCCTCCACCACCGAACCGGCGGCCGGGACCAAGCCCGCCCTGGGCACCGGCTACCTGTACGACGCGGACGGAGAACTGCTGATCCGCCGCGCGACCGGCGACGGGGACACCGTCCTCTACCTCGGCTCGACCGAAGTGCGCCTCACCGTCAAGGGCACAACGAAGAAGGTCACCGGCACCCGCTACTACAGCGCCGCCGGTCAGACGCTCGCCGTCCGCACGGCCACGTCGGGCACGGCCGGCACCAAGCTCAGCTTCCTGGCCGCCGACCACCACGGCACCAGCAGCATCGCGACCGACGCCAGCACCCAGACCGTCACCAAGCGCTACAGCACACCGTTCGGCGCTCCACGCGGCACCAAGCCGACGTCCTGGCCGGACGACAAGGCGTTCCTGGGCAAGCCGGCGGACTCGGCAACGGGCCTGACCCACATCGGTGCTCGCGAGTACGACCCGCGGGTCGGCCAGTTCATCAGCGTCGATCCGCTGCTCGAAATCGACAAGCACCAGACGCTCAACGGCTACAGCTACGCCGGCCAGGCCCCGGCCACGAACTCCGACCCGACCGGCACCTGCCTGGATCCGGGCAACGGCAGGTGCCAGCCGGGCAACAACAGCGGCAAGCCCGACCCGGCGTTTCCCAAGAACACTAACCCGGCGCCGCCGAAAGCCACGTCGCCTTCAAACCGTGGTGGAACTTCCAGCTCTTCTGGCCCGGCCGCTGCGAAAGCCCCCGAGGTGACATCCTCAAGACTTCAGGGAATCCTCAACGACATCTATCTCAAGCCCGGATCGATTCCAGAGGTCGGAACGGGCAAGGTAGGTGAGGCATTGATCAACGAACTGGAGACAGGGAAGCCGACCAAAGGCTTGTGGCATGTGGCAGACGCCGCGGATCAACTGACCCGGATCGCGAAACTTCTGGAAGATGACAGGAAGGGGGCGATTCCACCTCTCTCTGCTGCCGACAGGGCGGTAGCCCTGAGTGAAGCGGACGAGTTGTGGAAGGCCCTCGACACCAAGGACAAAGCTGGCAAAATTACGGCAATCCTGGAATCCAACAAAGAGGTATCCTCTTCGGTGAAAGCTGCGGCGAGGCGAGTTATCCGTGCACCCTCCATGTCTTCTGTTACTGGAGGAATCTATGAAGAGGTCCCGCATAAGGCGCCGAGGCTTGTCAACAGCCCGAAACTGCCCAAGGTAATTTTTGGGCTAGGTGTTGCTGGTGAATTGCTGTGGTTCCTGGATTCCGTGAAGAGTATCGTCGAAGGCGACTGTGTCTACGACTGCGATTACAGGCCACAGGTGGCCTGA